The Helianthus annuus cultivar XRQ/B chromosome 11, HanXRQr2.0-SUNRISE, whole genome shotgun sequence region ATGTTTCTTGTAATAAACGTGCAAGATCGCTATCTGGCTTAATGAAACAAAAAGAATCCTCATCTAAATTGATAGGAATGTGGAACCGAGAGTGAGCAGTCCTCCCTCCTGATAGCAAAAGAGATGCAATTCCACTGGAAGCAACACTTAAAACAATTTTCCCTTCTGATCTTATAGATGAACATAAAGtcttccaaagatatgtttttcCTGTTCCACCGTAACCATAAACAAAAAAAACCCCTCCTTTGTTGTTATCCACCGCTGTGATGATTTCTTCATATATAACCCGTTGTTCTTGAGTTAATGAAGAGAAAAGTTTACGAAACTCTTCAGCTAATATCTCCGTGTCATAAGCCAACTCTTCACTAAGTAAAAGATTGTTTGCGGAAGATATACAATCATTATTAGGAAAAGGCATACTGGAATACCTTTTAAGAGTGGAATTATTTCGAAGTAAAAACTTTTGGATCTCAAACAATGTTAGGTTCTTAATTTGATCTTCGTTAAGTACCAAACCTGTCAAATAATGAAAGTAAAGTCAAAATTTTATATTACattaagttaaacatttagataAATTCTATTATAATGGAAAATACCTGGATGTTTTAAAATACGACGTTGCTTGTAGAGAATGTCATCTGATAAGTAGGTGAAAGTTTTTTCCCACACAAATTCCGGTCTAGACATACTCTCGGACATTAACATTGTACAGAACAAACTTCTTAAATAATAACCCGATCCGGTGAAACTTGCTTCTATAATTGCTTCAACATATTCATTGTCATCATCCAAAAGGCCATATGCATAACATGCATCTCTAAAAGTAGGATACTCAACATCATTTACGGTTCTGATATCCTCAAAATTTCTTGGACCTTTCACCTTGTTCAACAAAATCCTCAAATAATAAGCTTCACCGACTGAAGGAGAAACCGAATGAATTCTGCCAATTGAAAAACCTCTTTTCCTTGGTTTCCACTTACGTTTGTTGATCTTCCATACAAATTTTGTTGGGAATTCGACATAAGTAAGTTGACGTGCGGCAGGGTATTTTTCATTACAAACAAACCACTGTAAAAACATGGAAGCATTCACTGACGGTTTATCTAACACATCTTCTATTTCTTCAAATTCTTCATAGATAACATGTTGTTGTCCGGGAAGATGAAAAGGAAGCCTAATGACAGAAGGATTCCTATAATGTATATCATAAGAAAAAATCCGCCAAGACGCTTCACAAGCAGATATGTATCGACAACTATAGTAGTCTTTGATTTCATCAACCGTCTTTTCTTGATCATTTGCTTCTTTACTTGGTACAAAACAAATTGATGCCCTATCATGacctttatttatatatttaaacaaatattttatTGATCCGGCCTGATTGCACCACTCAACATTGATGTGTGCTTGATATCtttgtaaaagaattttattgTATGGCACAACACTGCGGTTATCTAACTTGACATCTGACTTCTCAATAAAAACACCGTTGTTACGTCTTCTGTAAACGGGAAAACCATCACCATCTATGCATGTAGATTCACGAAATTTTTTTGGAAAATTTTTGGAACACTTTCCGTCAATCATGCAGGGACAATTCATTTTTTCAACACCACAAGGACCATGAATCATGAACTCACTTACAAGAAAATATAACTCTGGTTCTTTGTCTTTGTCAGGTATTTCGGCAGAAATGAATGGATCGATATAATCAACGGTTGGAAGTTTGTGGTCGGCATGCATAAATAAGCACAAATGAGCATGAGGCAAGCCGCGCTTTTGAAACTCCACCGTATATACAACTAAAAATAACAAATAAAGAAATTTAAATTTGTgtattatatttactttttaaTGTTTCCTACCGTTTACTAACTAAATAAGCATATATAACATAGTCTAAAGTGTATTTATTATAAATTTGGAAATTAATGTAGAAAACTTTGAagacaaaaacaaaaataattaaaataccTGCTTGAAGCTTTCCAAGAATTGTATTATCCCTTAAGTCTTTAATGATGGAATCCAActtgattttaaataacctacatAAAATATCAGGCCTATCTTCCGGGTTAAGATTCGTGTCCTTATGAAACCTCTTCACTTCAGGCCATTTTGGGTTACATGTGATTGTTATGAAAAAATCAGGATAACCATACCATTTACAAAGGGACATGGCATCTAAATAATTTTGAAACATGTACCGTGCACTACCAGTAAAAGACGAAGGTAATATAACACGCTGACCGATTTTAGAGACATCACTTTTGCCTTGTTCTTTAACAGAACATAAATTCTCAAAAGTCTCGCATCTTAATTTCTTTTGTTGAGTACGTATGTATAAGAGCCTTTCGCTTTCAATCATAGTATACGCATCGACCAAAAATTGTTGAAAAAGCCTTCTGGAATTTAGAACCAAAGAAAACGTAttagatcaatcttggattcTGTAGCAAAAGTATTCTCTCATTGTGCACGTATGTCTTTTACTGGTGCTTGAAGTAGAAACATCACTGCTGCTTGAAGTAGAAACATCACGATGAAGGATATCAATTCTATAACCATCATCACCGTAAACAAAAAGTAGGGGATATTGAAGAGCTAAATAAGAAGGATGTAGTTCACTAATTCGCTCTAGATAACCTTGTTTACTCTTCACAATAATATCTCTCGGTTCAAACAAAGTGTCAATATCTCCAACTATTAAAGCAGCAACTTCAGAAGCAGTTGGCAAGTTATATGTCCTACCATCTTTATTCCTTTTTGCAATAAGGCGAATCTTAAGATTCTCACAAGGATTTCTTTGAAAACAATCTCTCGCCATTCTGTAAGACTTAACCAACTGATTGTGAGAATCTAACATTGCCTTCAATTCTGAAataatttcaaaatccaaaaattcACTACTTGAGCTGGAATGTTTTCGGCTTTCCctaattacaaaaaaaatatcTAAATTAATTAAggattgataaaaaaaaatttaggaAATATGAAATAtagtaatattaaataaaaaacataccCTAAAACAAATTGTCTGTTTGCAACCTCATTCTCAGTATCATATATATATAACTGAGAAAACTTAGGCTTGGATCCATTCGTTGGTAAAAGACTTCCAATACTATGATAATTCTCACCACTAAGTCTGAATACATAAGGAGAATTACCATTGTTAATGGAGTTGTCTACTTTTCCACCCATGGAAGTAAAAGAAAACATTGAGTTGTAACGACGAATGTTTTTCAAAAAATGAATGCTTTTAGAGTCAGAAGAAGTATAAAGACTTTTATAATCAGAGGGCGGGGGCTTGAAATCGGGAAGTTTGACTTTGCTGTAACCACAACATAGAGAAAAACTTGATTTAGTCTTTCTTTGATAACTTCTTAAGACTtcatctttccataattttgcaTGACATGTTTCACATATATGACTCTGATCACCATGATCCAAGTAATCTGTTAATGGAAAAGTTTAATTTTGTTATTATACAATTATAAAATGGTATTGTTAAATTGAAAAATATTTAAAAGTGGAATAATACCTTTTGATATGCCACAAAATATATTCGTTATAAATTCTCCGGAAAAATGGAGTTTTTCTAGAGAATTGTTCAACGAAGATAATTGAATATTCTTCTTTGACGTATAAGTACCTAAAAAAGGAATTCGGAATTAACAATTTtcaatatatataaatatgttaACTACTAATAATAATTTGAATTTacatttttaaattataaataagtaaataacatACTTTGTGGTAATTTGATAGATGCTTGTGTAGTTGACCTTGGAAATTTTACTGATGGAGATTTAATTGCTTGTTTTTGCCTATCACGATATTGTTTCCTGATGCTCCGACAAAACTTTGGGCTACTATAATCATCAGTGGTGATTGaagctgaaaaaaaaaaaatgttgtatACAAAGAGAAAAAGTTAATGGATTAAtgtacattttttttaaatttaaaatattaaatttaaaaatttatataCCATTAGTAATATCTGATAGCATAGGTGTAAAATAGATATTGGAAGAATGAACAATGGTATGTTGATTTGCATTTGATTGATAAGGAATAACAACTTCCTTCACATAAGGGACAGTTCTATTAATTGGTGAATTGTTAAAACTAAATTGCATATCTGAAGAAGAAGTACCTGCAAAAAATATGACAAGTATTAATAATAATTTGAATTACTATCTTGTAATTAGATAATGAGAATACCACCATACTTTGACAATATGTGAGACAAGTTTGTGTAGTTGAAATTGGAATGTTTGGTGAGGTAAAATTCAAGCCTTTTTTTCTCCTATCTAGATATTCTTTACGGATGCGCCGATTAAACTTCGAGCGAGTATAATCATTATCGGGGAGTGAAGCTGTGAAACAAAAAAAAGTGGATaacaaagaaaaaaacaaaaggaaaatATGTACTTTTTACATAACTGCTTATAAATAAATAGGTACCATTTGTAACATCTGATAGCAATGGTGTATAATAGATATTTGAAGCAGTGTCAGTGGTATGTGTGTTTGGAATTGATTGATAACTATTGACGACTTCCTTCCCATAATAGACATTTATGTTAGTTGGTGATTGGTCAGAACTAACTTGGACATTTTGCAAACCTGCTTTATGAAAACAAAGATTTAGTAGTGTAATAATACTGTACTCATAATATTTCCAAAAAATCGAATTTATAAATTAAATACTATGTGAGTAATGAAAATTAAGTTTACAAAAAAGCTTATTCTTAACTAATTAATGGTAAAATGAAAAATTACCTTTACACTTTTGGTGGGAATTCCTTTTATCGATCTCTTCTTTTCTCATAAGTATTCTTTCCTTAAAATCTACAATGAATACACCTATTTAAACAATAATCAAATTGGTGAAATATAAATAAACTAAATACATACCATTTGTAATGTTAGATAACGGACTTCGCGTTTGAAAGCctgaataaataaaaaaaactatcaTTAATTTCAAATTATTGTTTTATAAGTGGGAATAAATTAATATTCAATGGCATATATTTATCACAAATAGGAGAAACTAATGAAAACATGACCTTTCCCTGTGGAAGCCAAATCACAACGCTTCGTTTTTTTAGCTGCCAGATGTAATTTCCTTTTTTGTCGCATAACCTTTGCTTCAAAAAATCC contains the following coding sequences:
- the LOC118483956 gene encoding uncharacterized protein LOC118483956; translated protein: MIESERLLYIRTQQKKLRCETFENLCSVKEQGKSDVSKIGQRVILPSSFTGSARYMFQNYLDAMSLCKWYGYPDFFITITCNPKWPEVKRFHKDTNLNPEDRPDILCRLFKIKLDSIIKDLRDNTILGKLQAVVYTVEFQKRGLPHAHLCLFMHADHKLPTVDYIDPFISAEIPDKDKEPELYFLVSEFMIHGPCGVEKMNCPCMIDGKCSKNFPKKFRESTCIDGDGFPVYRRRNNGVFIEKSDVKLDNRSVVPYNKILLQRYQAHINVEWCNQAGSIKYLFKYINKGHDRASICFVPSKEANDQEKTVDEIKDYYSCRYISACEASWRIFSYDIHYRNPSVIRLPFHLPGQQHVIYEEFEEIEDVLDKPSVNASMFLQWFVCNEKYPAARQLTYVEFPTKFVWKINKRKWKPRKRGFSIGRIHSVSPSVGEAYYLRILLNKVKGPRNFEDIRTVNDVEYPTFRDACYAYGLLDDDNEYVEAIIEASFTGSGYYLRSLFCTMLMSESMSRPEFVWEKTFTYLSDDILYKQRRILKHPGLVLNEDQIKNLTLFEIQKFLLRNNSTLKRYSSMPFPNNDCISSANNLLLSEELAYDTEILAEEFRKLFSSLTQEQRVIYEEIITAVDNNKGGVFFVYGYGGTGKTYLWKTLCSSIRSEGKIVLSVASSGIASLLLSGGRTAHSRFHIPINLDEDSFCFIKPDSDLARLLQETSLIIWDEAPMVHKHGFEALDRSLKDLFRSVSGASSELPFGGKVIVFGGDFRQILPVVPGGSRQQIVNASLSSSYIWRTCKVLKLTKNLRLSTSNDPSEIQETTKFANWLLDIGEGNVGGVNDGNAILQIPEDLLIKHSSDPIAELIEFVYPSLLYNFNEANYFHQRAILAPTNDVVQEINDRMLSLFPGVEKEYLSSDSICPTEMLNENLDDALVSPDILNGIKASGLPNHRLVFKVGVPVMLLRNIDQKSGLCNGTRLKVVSLGKRVIQVEIISGSHIGDRHYIPRITLIPTDKKLHIKLQRRQFPLAVSFAMTINKSQGQSLSRVGLFLKNPVFTHGQLYVALSRVTRRDGLKIVILDSDGNLSDTTSNVVYKEVFRNL